The following are from one region of the Deltaproteobacteria bacterium HGW-Deltaproteobacteria-6 genome:
- a CDS encoding aminopeptidase gives MLTERNLEKYADVLLWGLATAKKVSLKKNEIVLIQYELPALRLAEILYGRLLDMGVHPVQRLIATFGMENNFYRKADPRQLTFIAPGDKELFKNINGRIVLMAPQSLTHLKDIDPARIGRAMVARKPLKDILNKREELRQYSWTLCMVPTDELARQAKMSLKQYTAQVVKGCYLDCDDPIAEWQKIHKNVTIIKKRLSSLLVKYFHLESANMDLRITPGEQRKWAGVSGHNVPSFEIFISPDWRGTEGVYFANLPSFRSGNYVEDVRITFAKGKAVKIEAKQGDAFIKKQLAMDAGARQLGEFSLTDKRFSRIDRFMAETLFDENFGGKEGNCHVALGSSYSDTYSGNPAKLTPALKKKLGFNDSALHWDLVNTEPKTVTAHLADGKKLIVYDRGIFKI, from the coding sequence ATGCTCACTGAAAGAAATCTTGAAAAATATGCCGACGTGCTTTTGTGGGGACTCGCCACGGCAAAAAAAGTTTCTTTAAAGAAAAATGAAATCGTTCTCATCCAGTATGAACTGCCGGCGCTTCGGCTTGCCGAAATTCTCTATGGTCGTCTTCTGGATATGGGCGTTCATCCCGTGCAGCGGCTGATCGCCACGTTTGGCATGGAAAATAATTTTTACCGGAAAGCCGATCCGCGGCAGCTGACTTTCATTGCCCCCGGCGATAAGGAACTCTTCAAAAACATCAACGGCCGCATTGTTCTCATGGCGCCCCAGTCGCTGACCCACCTCAAAGATATCGACCCCGCCAGGATCGGCAGGGCCATGGTCGCCCGCAAACCTCTCAAGGATATTCTCAATAAACGCGAAGAACTGCGCCAATACAGCTGGACGCTCTGTATGGTTCCCACGGATGAACTGGCGCGCCAGGCAAAAATGTCGTTGAAACAATATACGGCGCAGGTCGTCAAAGGCTGTTACCTTGACTGTGATGATCCTATCGCCGAATGGCAAAAGATTCATAAAAACGTCACAATCATCAAAAAGCGGCTCAGTTCCCTCCTGGTCAAATATTTTCATCTGGAATCGGCAAACATGGATTTGCGGATTACACCGGGCGAACAGCGTAAATGGGCGGGCGTTTCCGGCCATAACGTGCCCAGCTTCGAAATTTTTATCTCACCCGACTGGCGCGGGACGGAAGGCGTTTATTTCGCCAACCTTCCCTCCTTCCGCAGCGGCAATTATGTTGAGGATGTCCGCATCACTTTTGCCAAAGGCAAAGCCGTCAAGATTGAAGCCAAGCAAGGTGACGCGTTCATCAAAAAGCAACTCGCCATGGACGCGGGCGCGCGCCAGCTGGGCGAGTTCTCGCTCACCGACAAACGGTTTTCACGGATCGACCGTTTCATGGCGGAAACGCTCTTTGATGAAAACTTCGGCGGGAAAGAAGGCAATTGCCATGTGGCGCTTGGTTCATCGTACAGCGACACCTACAGCGGCAACCCGGCAAAACTGACGCCCGCGCTAAAGAAAAAACTCGGGTTCAATGATTCCGCGCTTCACTGGGATCTGGTTAATACCGAACCCAAAACGGTAACGGCGCACTTGGCCGACGGAAAAAAGCTAATCGTATACGACCGGGGCATATTCAAAATTTAA